A genomic segment from Blastococcus sp. PRF04-17 encodes:
- a CDS encoding universal stress protein, whose product MTQQAEPVVVVDDQREDRGPRVVAGIDFSPGARAALLFALEDAARRGSRWRR is encoded by the coding sequence ATGACCCAGCAGGCCGAGCCGGTCGTCGTGGTCGACGACCAGCGCGAGGACCGGGGACCACGGGTGGTCGCCGGGATCGACTTCTCGCCCGGTGCGCGCGCGGCGCTACTGTTCGCGCTCGAGGACGCCGCACGGCGGGGGTCCCGGTGGAGGCGGTGA
- a CDS encoding hemerythrin domain-containing protein, whose protein sequence is MTDTDRDVVDLLSADHREFDRIFTELEQLIGKQDQDAVRRKRELVDEVTIGLVKHSVAEETQVYPRVEKELDQEEAEHSKEEHAEAEETMKRLERMDADDPEFDAAVTELIREIRHHVEHEEGRMFAELRARFSREELVQMAGQVEMVKKIAPTRAHPMTPNEAGVRLAVGPVASLLDHLRDAVSGRGKHSG, encoded by the coding sequence ATGACCGATACCGACCGCGACGTCGTCGACCTGCTCTCCGCCGACCACCGCGAGTTCGACCGCATCTTCACCGAGCTCGAGCAGCTCATCGGCAAGCAGGATCAGGACGCCGTCCGCCGCAAGCGTGAGCTGGTCGACGAGGTGACCATCGGCCTGGTCAAGCACTCCGTCGCGGAGGAGACCCAGGTCTATCCGCGGGTGGAGAAGGAGCTCGACCAGGAGGAGGCGGAGCACTCCAAGGAGGAGCACGCCGAGGCCGAGGAGACCATGAAGCGCCTGGAGCGCATGGACGCCGACGACCCGGAGTTCGACGCGGCCGTCACGGAGCTGATCCGCGAGATCCGCCACCACGTCGAGCACGAGGAGGGCCGCATGTTCGCCGAGCTCCGCGCGCGGTTCAGCCGCGAGGAGCTCGTGCAGATGGCCGGCCAGGTCGAGATGGTCAAGAAGATCGCTCCCACCCGGGCGCACCCGATGACGCCCAACGAGGCCGGGGTCCGCCTCGCGGTCGGCCCCGTCGCGAGCTTGCTGGACCACCTCCGGGACGCCGTCAGCGGTCGCGGGAAGCACAGCGGCTGA
- a CDS encoding universal stress protein, whose translation MLVDVRPSDGGYQALLWALREAERRDATLLAVTVWSGDPALPDEGLGEMEAALAAMVDQAAAETGVHGRTRVAAVTWPVTLAEVAARTGAELLVVPSEEVAS comes from the coding sequence GTGCTCGTCGACGTGCGGCCCTCCGACGGCGGCTACCAGGCGCTGCTGTGGGCGCTGCGCGAAGCCGAGCGCCGCGACGCCACCCTGCTCGCCGTCACCGTGTGGTCCGGCGATCCGGCGCTGCCCGACGAGGGACTCGGGGAGATGGAGGCAGCGCTCGCCGCCATGGTGGATCAGGCCGCCGCGGAGACCGGCGTCCACGGCCGCACGCGGGTCGCGGCGGTGACCTGGCCGGTGACCCTGGCGGAGGTGGCAGCCCGCACCGGTGCCGAGCTGCTCGTCGTGCCCTCGGAGGAGGTGGCGTCATGA
- a CDS encoding universal stress protein, with translation MTAFRPPDAWMDFYAVDTGQVEQVRTAALDRLRAFVDDIVAEGPTPGPVVRLHAVMGVAADVLIGASHGADLLVVGSRGHGGFASMLLGSVSMHCALHASCPVTVVHSPEAHRERLHLRRGRHATTPRAGTPVG, from the coding sequence GTGACCGCCTTTCGCCCACCCGACGCCTGGATGGACTTCTACGCCGTCGACACCGGCCAGGTCGAGCAGGTCCGCACCGCCGCCCTCGACCGCCTGCGCGCCTTCGTCGACGACATCGTCGCGGAAGGGCCCACGCCGGGCCCGGTCGTCCGGCTGCACGCGGTGATGGGCGTAGCGGCCGACGTCCTGATCGGGGCGTCGCACGGCGCCGACCTGCTGGTCGTGGGCAGTCGCGGTCACGGCGGCTTCGCCAGCATGCTGCTGGGCTCGGTCAGCATGCACTGCGCGCTGCACGCCTCCTGCCCGGTGACCGTCGTCCACTCCCCGGAGGCCCACCGGGAGCGGCTGCACCTGCGCCGCGGACGCCACGCGACGACGCCACGGGCGGGCACGCCGGTCGGCTGA
- a CDS encoding esterase/lipase family protein, producing the protein MAVPDDRWSPRRAAVLAATEPARSLVSAGALAAALPLLRYAPRGEAHPVLVLPGLMASDVSTRVLRSWLGRLGYPVVGWALGRNRGPSEEVNRELPQLVDRLAREHGTPVSILGQSLGGIFARRLARQAPRQVRQVISLGSPFALTDRRSRNALARPLRVPSTAVYSKWDGVVDWRACRQEPGPRSENVSVRASHLGMGYDPAVLWVVADRLALPGTSGGRSSGPPGSGSRPCSRPRTDCGQASPITRPSMVCCCTIGSSRSTTRPSRWSRTSSGIES; encoded by the coding sequence ATGGCCGTGCCCGACGACCGCTGGTCCCCGCGCCGGGCCGCCGTCCTGGCCGCGACGGAACCGGCGAGGTCCCTGGTCAGCGCCGGCGCCCTCGCGGCCGCGCTGCCGCTGCTCCGGTACGCCCCGCGCGGCGAGGCGCATCCGGTTCTCGTCCTACCGGGGCTGATGGCCTCCGACGTCTCCACCCGCGTGCTGCGCAGCTGGCTGGGCCGCCTGGGTTACCCCGTCGTCGGCTGGGCGCTCGGCCGCAACCGCGGGCCGAGCGAGGAGGTGAACCGGGAGCTGCCGCAGCTGGTCGACCGCCTCGCCCGGGAGCACGGGACGCCGGTCAGCATCCTGGGCCAGAGCCTCGGCGGCATCTTCGCCCGGCGCCTGGCTCGGCAGGCGCCGCGGCAGGTGCGGCAGGTCATCTCGCTGGGCTCGCCGTTCGCCCTGACCGATCGCCGGTCGCGCAACGCCCTGGCCAGGCCGCTGCGGGTGCCGAGCACCGCCGTCTACTCGAAGTGGGACGGCGTCGTCGATTGGCGGGCGTGCCGGCAGGAGCCCGGCCCGCGCAGCGAGAACGTGTCGGTGCGCGCGAGCCACCTCGGCATGGGCTACGACCCCGCCGTCCTCTGGGTGGTGGCCGACCGACTGGCGCTCCCCGGAACGAGTGGCGGCCGTTCGAGCGGCCCACCCGGTTCGGGCTCGCGACCCTGTTCCCGCCCGAGGACTGACTGCGGTCAGGCCTCCCCCATCACCAGACCCTCGATGGTGTGCTGCTGCACGATCGGCTCGAGCCGGTCGACCACCCGGCCGAGCAGGTGGTCGCGCACGTCCTCCGGGATCGAGTCGTAG
- a CDS encoding serine/threonine-protein kinase, producing the protein MSADTGPQTRLVAGRYALGEVLGRGGMGTVWLATDTVLERRVALKELTFSMDLSAEERTILRERTMREARAAARLDHPRVARVFDVVEEQGKPWLVMEHVPSRSLQDVVEEQGPLPPHAVARIGLDVLEALDAAHQAGIVHRDVKPANVLVDGAGRACLTDFGIATTTGDSSLTTHGALIGSPSYMAPERANGEEPRPEVDLWSLGATLYAAVEGRPPFDKGEAMATLMSVVSEHPAPMLRAGPLEPVLRGLLTKAPAARATAAQARRDLQAVLAGSPPGGPPPPRTAQPPRPRRAGWPARISCGSIPRTCGPSPRRPRPCWARSPATPPVTSPSTAASGRPGTGSRRDVVRRWARRRRHHRGDVGSSAAGSSSRCW; encoded by the coding sequence GTGAGCGCCGACACGGGACCCCAGACACGACTGGTCGCCGGCCGGTACGCGCTCGGCGAGGTGCTCGGACGGGGCGGCATGGGCACCGTCTGGCTGGCGACCGACACCGTGCTCGAGCGGCGGGTCGCGCTCAAGGAGCTCACCTTCTCCATGGACCTGTCCGCCGAGGAGCGCACGATCCTGCGGGAGCGGACGATGCGCGAGGCCCGCGCCGCGGCCCGGCTCGACCACCCGCGGGTGGCCCGCGTCTTCGACGTGGTGGAGGAGCAGGGCAAGCCGTGGCTGGTCATGGAGCACGTCCCCTCGCGCAGCCTGCAGGACGTCGTCGAGGAGCAGGGACCGCTGCCGCCGCACGCGGTCGCCCGGATCGGGCTCGACGTCCTGGAGGCCCTCGACGCGGCGCACCAGGCCGGCATCGTGCACCGCGACGTGAAGCCGGCCAACGTGCTGGTCGACGGCGCCGGCCGCGCCTGCCTCACCGACTTCGGCATCGCCACCACCACCGGCGACTCCAGCCTGACCACGCACGGCGCGCTCATCGGGTCGCCGTCCTACATGGCGCCGGAGCGGGCCAACGGCGAGGAGCCCCGGCCGGAGGTCGACCTGTGGTCGCTGGGCGCGACGCTCTACGCCGCGGTCGAGGGCCGGCCGCCGTTCGACAAGGGCGAGGCGATGGCGACGCTCATGTCGGTGGTCTCCGAGCACCCCGCGCCCATGCTCCGGGCGGGCCCGCTCGAGCCGGTGCTGCGCGGGCTGCTCACCAAGGCGCCCGCTGCGCGCGCCACGGCGGCGCAGGCACGCCGCGACCTGCAGGCCGTGCTCGCCGGGTCCCCGCCGGGCGGTCCTCCACCGCCGCGGACGGCCCAGCCTCCCCGCCCGCGCCGGGCGGGGTGGCCGGCGAGAATCTCGTGCGGCTCGATTCCGCGGACCTGCGGGCCCTCGCCTCGGCGTCCAAGGCCTTGCTGGGCTCGGTCGCCCGCGACGCCGCCAGTCACCTCGCCGAGCACCGCCGCGAGCGGAAGACCAGGGACCGGCAGTCGGAGGGACGTCGTCCGCCGATGGGCGCGGCGCCGCCGGCACCACCGCGGCGACGTCGGTTCAAGCGCCGCTGGGTCGTCGTCCCGGTGCTGGTGA
- a CDS encoding ion channel: protein MPFLLYRLSRFLRVRLQGWRLPLAVATFVFLSSWLVMWLVEPAGSGIAHPATYWWYFVVTSATVGYGDVFPVSTAGRLVGSYVIVGGIVTLTLLFTQLANALQSVRGRRLRGVIPLELSDHVVLLGYWPGRTERIVAELTAENGFQVALCAWDDVPENPMPDNPAVHFVRGDLTHEDVMSRAGVPAARTAVIDGRDDNETLAIAVAVDHANPDIHLVAAVRDLGRRENLRYVNEHVQVVQWHMPFLLSEEANDPGLTQVYNDLMSSGGHGNTYSMRVPAGFPHRTVGDCQTWFGRTFGATLLALRGGDGLVVSPPWDVPVDEGTTLYYVATRRIDVPTGR from the coding sequence GTGCCGTTCCTGCTCTACCGCCTGTCCCGCTTCCTGCGGGTGAGGCTGCAGGGCTGGCGGCTGCCCCTGGCGGTGGCGACCTTCGTGTTCCTGAGCAGCTGGCTGGTGATGTGGCTCGTCGAGCCGGCCGGCAGCGGCATCGCGCACCCCGCGACGTACTGGTGGTACTTCGTCGTGACGTCGGCGACGGTCGGCTACGGCGACGTCTTCCCGGTGAGCACGGCCGGGCGCCTCGTCGGCAGCTACGTGATCGTCGGCGGGATCGTGACGCTCACCCTGCTGTTCACCCAGCTGGCCAACGCCCTGCAGTCGGTCCGGGGCAGGCGCTTGAGAGGTGTGATCCCCCTGGAGTTGTCCGACCACGTGGTGCTGCTGGGCTACTGGCCCGGCCGCACCGAGCGGATCGTCGCCGAGCTCACCGCGGAGAACGGCTTCCAGGTGGCCCTGTGCGCCTGGGACGACGTGCCCGAGAACCCGATGCCGGACAACCCCGCCGTGCACTTCGTCCGCGGCGACCTCACCCACGAGGACGTCATGTCGCGGGCGGGGGTCCCGGCGGCACGGACGGCGGTCATCGACGGCCGCGACGACAACGAGACCCTCGCCATCGCGGTGGCCGTGGACCACGCCAACCCGGACATCCACCTGGTGGCGGCGGTGCGCGACCTGGGCCGGCGGGAGAACCTGCGCTACGTGAACGAGCACGTGCAGGTCGTCCAGTGGCACATGCCGTTCCTGCTGTCCGAGGAGGCCAACGACCCCGGCCTCACGCAGGTCTACAACGACCTGATGAGCAGCGGCGGACACGGCAACACGTACTCGATGCGCGTGCCCGCGGGCTTTCCGCACCGGACGGTCGGTGACTGCCAGACCTGGTTCGGCCGCACCTTCGGGGCCACGCTGCTCGCGCTCCGCGGGGGTGACGGACTCGTGGTCAGCCCGCCGTGGGACGTCCCCGTCGACGAGGGGACGACGCTCTACTACGTGGCGACCCGGCGGATCGACGTCCCCACCGGCCGCTGA